In a genomic window of Vigna angularis cultivar LongXiaoDou No.4 chromosome 6, ASM1680809v1, whole genome shotgun sequence:
- the LOC108341971 gene encoding proliferating cell nuclear antigen: protein MLELRLVQGSLLKKVLESIKELVTDANFDCSSTGFSLQAMDSSHVALVALLLRSEGFEHYRCDRNMSMGMNLNNMAKMLKCAGNDDIITIKADDGGDTVTFMFESPTQDKISDFEMKLMDIDSEHLGIPEAEYHAIVKMPSSEFARICRDLSSIGDTVVISVTKEGVKFSTKGDIGSANIVCRQNTSVDKPEEATVIDMNEPVSLTFALRYMNSFTKATPLSNTVSISLSNELPVVVEYKIAEMGYVRFYLAPKIEEDEEEKPQV from the exons ATGTTGGAACTCCGTCTGGTGCAAGGTTCTCTTCTGAAGAAGGTCCTTGAATCAATCAAGGAGCTCGTCACCGATGCTAACTTCGATTGCTCGTCTACCGGTTTCTCCCTTCAGGCCATGGATTCCAGCCATGTGGCCCTTGTTGCACTTCTCCTCCGATCCGAGGGTTTCGAGCACTATCGCTGTGACCGCAACATGTCCATGGGTATGAACCTCAACAATATGGCTAAGATGTTAAAATGTGCCGGCAACGATGACATCATCACCATTAAAGCAGATGATGGGGGTGACACCGTCACTTTCATGTTCGAAAGTCCCA CGCAAGATAAAATTTCTGATTTTGAAATGAAGCTCATGGATATTGATAGTGAGCATCTTGGGATACCGGAGGCAGAGTATCATGCCATTGTGAAAATGCCATCTTCTGAGTTTGCAAGGATCTGCAGGGATCTCAGCAGCATCGGGGATACTG TTGTCATCTCGGTCACCAAGGAGGGTGTGAAGTTTTCCACCAAAGGAGATATTGGATCTGCAAACATAGTTTGCAGGCAAAATACTTCTGTGGATAAG CCTGAAGAAGCTACTGTTATTGACATGAATGAGCCAGTGTCATTGACATTTGCATTGCGTTATATGAACTCTTTTACAAAGGCAACACCTTTGTCCAACACAGTTTCCATTAGTTTGTCAAATGAGCTGCCAGTTGTTGTTGAATACAAGATTGCTGAAATGGGTTATGTCCGGTTCTATTTGGCTCCCAAGATagaagaggatgaagaagagAAACCTCAAGTTTAA